In a single window of the Nakaseomyces glabratus chromosome B, complete sequence genome:
- a CDS encoding RNA-binding protein (CAGL0B04807g~Ortholog(s) have mRNA binding activity, role in nuclear mRNA surveillance, poly(A)+ mRNA export from nucleus and cytosol, nucleus localization) — MSDYPEYRSRSRSPSRRRLSVDDGMRAPRGGYGDAPRGRDRRYEDYRGDFRRGGYGGRRGSSRGRGFGGYRGYGAPPPRMGGRGFGRRGGYGHRPRGGPMMAREMEPPYEEKIDRNYDNSIFIGNLSFDATPEDLHDFFGQAGEVLRADIITSRGRHRGMGTVEFTSPEGVDNAIRDFNGVEFMGRPLFVRQDNPPPEPMESLPPMRERFNDYPPEGRPPMFEVFIVNLPYSMTWQTLKDLFREAGDVIRADIELDRNGFSRGFGTVFYGTQEEMFNAIERFNGFDVDGRILQVREGKNSTGYQAPYQAPPPPQEQEIEMEPPTGPSQFTENVVGGGERSTLIYCSNLPLTTATGDLYDLFETIGRVRHAELKFDESGAPTGIAVIEYENVEDADFCIQRLNNYNYGGCDLDISYAKYL; from the coding sequence ATGTCAGATTACCCAGAGTACAGAAGTAGGTCGCGGTCACCAAGTCGCCGCAGGCTCAGTGTAGACGATGGCATGAGAGCGCCTAGAGGGGGTTATGGAGATGCTCCAAGGGGTCGGGATCGTAGGTATGAAGATTACAGAGGCGATTTTCGCCGTGGTGGATATGGTGGTCGCAGAGGAAGCAGTAGAGGTAGAGGATTTGGCGGCTACAGAGGGTATGGTgcaccaccaccacggaTGGGTGGTAGAGGATTTGGTAGACGCGGTGGCTACGGTCATAGACCAAGAGGCGGACCGATGATGGCCAGAGAAATGGAACCTCCTTATGAGGAAAAAATAGATAGAAACTATGATAACAGTATTTTCATTGGTAATCTATCTTTCGATGCTACACCCGAAGATTTGCATGATTTCTTTGGGCAAGCTGGAGAAGTTCTAAGAGCCGATATTATCACGAGTAGAGGCCGCCATAGAGGTATGGGTACAGTCGAATTCACAAGTCCAGAAGGTGTTGATAATGCGATTCGTGACTTTAATGGTGTAGAATTTATGGGTAGACCTCTATTTGTCAGACAAGATAACCCTCCACCAGAACCAATGGAATCACTTCCACCAATGAGAGAAAGATTCAACGATTATCCACCAGAAGGCAGGCCTCCAATGTTTGAAGTCTTTATCGTCAACTTACCATATTCCATGACTTGGCAAACTTTAAAGGATTTATTCAGAGAAGCGGGTGATGTTATACGTGCTGATATTGAATTAGATCGTAATGGATTCTCCAGAGGATTTGGTACAGTGTTTTATGGTACTCAAGAAGAAATGTTCAATGCTATCGAAAGATTCAATGGGTTTGATGTTGACGGTAGAATTCTTCAAGTAAGAGAGGGTAAAAACTCTACGGGCTACCAAGCACCATACCAGGCCCCTCCTCCCCCACAGGAACAAGAGATAGAAATGGAACCTCCAACTGGCCCATCTCAATTTACTGAGAACGTCGTGGGTGGTGGTGAGAGAAGCACCCTAATCTATTGCAGTAATCTACCCCTGACAACAGCTACTGGTGATCTTTATGATCTATTTGAGACTATAGGAAGGGTAAGACATGCTGAGcttaaatttgatgaatcTGGAGCTCCAACAGGTATTGCGGTGATAGAATATGAAAATGTCGAGGACGCTGACTTTTGCATTCAAAGATTAAACAATTACAATTATGGTGGTTGTGATTTAGACATATCATACGCCAAATATTTGTGA
- the PGS1 gene encoding CDP-diacylglycerol--glycerol-3-phosphate 3-phosphatidyltransferase (CAGL0B04741g~Phosphatidylglycerolphosphate synthase, catalyzes the first committed step in biosynthesis of cardiolipin; mutants display increased cell-surface hydrophobicity), protein MLPTSIAPNHCRVYSHQLRKFMTQPSNYYESVQSSLSYLKTKFLFKRGEIEVIESPSEFYDTLKKKITTAKKRVFIASLYLGSSEDELIKCVSDAMKNNKDLKVSFLIDGLRGTRETPAKCSASLLATLVRDYGNRVDTRLYRTPAYVGWKRLLIPKRYNEGIGLQHMKIYGFDDEVLLSGANLSNDYFTNRQDRYYLFKRKEFTDYYYSLHKTISALSYKVEYSNNNQKYKMFWPSDNLANEPIHGRRQFLKKSSLVISEFLNRPRKPNIPIDDLGKYPTTVYPVSQFTPLFNRGYDESTERPAVLKLINSMCSPLNEWFFTAGYFNMLPDIKKALFSCRAKAGTVITASPYANGFFESKGMSGSIPDAYLYLSKKFLKDVRKSGKSDTITLREWQRGVVNKPNGWSYHAKGIWITDSTDDSDKGYPVGTIIGSSNYTRRAYSLDLESNAIIVTKDEQLRENMQHELDNILKYTKPVNLEDFNNEAHRQVNTKVKVATAMLGKRL, encoded by the coding sequence ATGCTGCCTACAAGTATAGCACCGAATCACTGCCGAGTTTATTCCCACCAACTTAGAAAATTCATGACGCAACCTTCCAACTACTATGAGTCTGTTCAAAGCTCTTTATCTTACTTGAAGACCAAGTTTCTGTTCAAACGAGGAGAGATTGAAGTTATTGAGTCACCTTCAGAATTTTATGatactttgaagaagaagataacTACTGCCAAGAAGAGAGTATTTATTGCCTCTTTATATCTGGGAAGTTCTGAAGATGAACTAATAAAATGTGTTAGTGATGCGatgaagaacaacaaagaCCTGAAGGTCTCCTTCTTAATTGACGGGTTGCGAGGGACTAGGGAAACACCCGCAAAATGTTCAGCAAGCTTACTAGCTACTTTGGTTAGAGACTATGGTAATAGAGTTGACACAAGACTATATAGAACGCCTGCATATGTCGGCTGGAAAAGATTACTGATACCGAAGAGGTATAATGAAGGTATTGGCTTGCAACACATGAAGATATATGGTTTCGACGATGAAGTTTTACTCTCTGGTGCCAATCTTTCAAACGATTATTTTACCAACAGACAAGATAGGTATTATctattcaaaagaaaagaattcACAGATTACTATTATTCATTACACAAGACAATTAGCGCTTTGAGTTACAAAGTAGAATATTCAAACAACAATCAGAAATATAAGATGTTCTGGCCATCTGACAATTTAGCTAATGAGCCTATTCATGGAAGGAGGCAGTTTCTAAAGAAATCCTCACTGGTAATATCTGAATTCCTAAACAGACCGAGAAAACCCAATATTCCAATTGATGACTTAGGAAAATATCCGACAACTGTATACCCAGTATCTCAATTTACTCCTCTTTTCAATAGAGGTTACGATGAGTCAACAGAAAGACCTGCagttttgaaattgataaataGTATGTGCTCTCCATTAAACGAATGGTTCTTTACAGCAGGCTATTTTAACATGCTTCCAGATATAAAGAAAGCATTATTCAGTTGCCGCGCTAAAGCGGGTACTGTAATCACTGCCTCACCATATGCAAATGGATTTTTTGAATCCAAAGGAATGTCTGGGAGTATACCCGATGcttatttatatttatcgAAAAAGTTTCTGAAAGACGTAAGAAAGAGTGGTAAGTCTGATACTATAACCTTAAGAGAATGGCAAAGAGGAGTTGTTAATAAACCCAATGGCTGGTCTTACCATGCTAAAGGAATTTGGATTACAGATAGTACAGACGATTCAGATAAAGGATATCCCGTTGGGACTATCATCGGCTCATCCAATTATACTCGTCGGGCATATTCATTGGATTTAGAATCGAATGCTATAATTGTTACCAAAGATGAACAATTGAGAGAAAATATGCAACATGAACTAGACAATATTCTTAAATATACAAAACCTGTAAACTTGGAGGACTTCAATAATGAAGCGCATAGGCAAGTTAACACTAAAGTTAAGGTAGCTACCGCCATGCTAGGTAAGAGATTATGA
- the SGF29 gene encoding Sgf29p (CAGL0B04785g~Protein of unknown function) → MDGQWDLVISSLQDIYNANEVTAFDEDMEMKKLNFENLELAQLDEYFDKFQEHKENIRRAHRLLETVRTNLATVIENTEPSQSAAGTPGPNHSEEVTPGGSGAAANAVATGPLGKLYWISQFCSNEPIYLHSEVAYKPKKGNIDGEWFQCEVVKISSDGMRFEVMDPEPDEQGKTGKVFKCSWKDLLLIPPETTPRSKIPNYPPGTQVLARYPETTTFYPAVVIGNKRDGTCRLRFDGEEDAEKETEVPRRLVLPSPMISAFPTKK, encoded by the coding sequence ATGGACGGGCAGTGGGACTTAGTTATATCGTCGCTGCAGGATATATACAATGCGAACGAGGTGACGGCGTTCGATGAGGACATGGAGATGAAGAAGCTTAACTTCGAGAATTTGGAACTCGCTCAATTGGATGAGTACTTTGACAAGTTCCAAGAGCACAAGGAGAACATTAGAAGAGCACATAGGCTATTGGAGACAGTGCGCACTAACTTGGCTACCGTGATCGAAAACACCGAACCAAGCCAGTCGGCAGCAGGTACACCTGGGCCTAACCATAGTGAAGAGGTAACTCctggtggttctggtgcTGCAGCTAATGCAGTTGCTACTGGTCCTCTGGGCAAGCTGTACTGGATCAGTCAATTTTGTTCAAACGAACCTATCTATCTGCACTCTGAGGTCGCGTATAAGCCCAAAAAGGGAAACATCGATGGCGAGTGGTTTCAATGTGAAGTGGTCAAGATCTCCAGTGATGGGATGAGGTTTGAAGTCATGGACCCTGAGCCCGATGAGCAAGGTAAGACTGGCAAGGTGTTCAAGTGCTCGTGGAAggatttgttgttgatccCACCGGAGACTACTCCAAGATCCAAAATACCTAACTATCCACCAGGTACTCAGGTGCTAGCAAGATATCCTGAAACCACTACTTTTTACCCAGCTGTGGTAATTGGAAACAAGCGAGACGGTACTTGTAGATTACGTTTCGATGGCGAAGAAGATGCCGAGAAGGAAACTGAGGTGCCTAGAAGACTCGTCTTACCTTCTCCAATGATCTCAGCATTcccaacaaaaaaatga
- the LDB16 gene encoding Ldb16p (CAGL0B04763g~Protein of unknown function), translating into MFGALWYVKRAVYLVVSPVLMWLAWSLKLVYCAVWALCGPIVWFTSMFVVTPVRIAVWNWLQLVTLPLNIFLRVTLGTTWFELLRNMDTWLNKFVIVTLLQYIVSVLILGATIGVVYGLMLAMTHHFFKIPSVYIEIPLKFWRIPSVIIRTIRYYLNIAIQKIKVGMRATHQDSFPTPPPTPKFSPYDKAIFLRDFYPGDTGSRPASMTFGNSSTLASPKAGKRFKSASEIGLPDRVVHKSDTSQDTVAHESTSQSIRDSTDNVWDEFDSIPSLLDDTDRLTTVTNRKQKQKEDVIQIHRM; encoded by the coding sequence ATGTTTGGTGCGCTGTGGTATGTGAAGCGCGCTGTTTATTTGGTGGTTTCGCCGGTGCTGATGTGGCTGGCTTGGTCACTGAAGCTAGTGTACTGTGCTGTTTGGGCGCTGTGCGGTCCCATTGTATGGTTCACGTCGATGTTTGTTGTTACACCTGTTCGAATTGCCGTGTGGAACTGGCTTCAGCTGGTTACACTGCCTCTGAATATATTCTTGAGAGTTACGCTAGGTACTACTTGGTTTGAATTGCTTCGGAATATGGATACCTGGCTGAACAAGTTTGTGATTGTGACGTTATTGCAGTATATTGTATCTGTATTGATCCTTGGTGCCACCATTGGGGTGGTATATGGTCTGATGCTAGCAATGACACAtcatttcttcaagatacCGAGTGTTTACATTGAGATTCCCCTAAAGTTCTGGAGGATACCTTCCGTGATAATCAGAACTATCCGTTATTACTTGAACATTGCAATTCAGAAAATAAAGGTAGGTATGAGAGCAACGCATCAGGACTCGTTTCCAACACCGCCACCAACACCGAAATTCTCCCCATACGATAAAGCTATCTTTCTGAGAGATTTCTACCCTGGTGACACGGGAAGCAGACCTGCATCTATGACATTCGGTAACAGTAGCACACTGGCATCACCGAAAGCTGGGAAACGGTTCAAATCCGCTTCTGAAATAGGTTTACCTGATCGGGTTGTACATAAATCCGATACTTCACAAGATACTGTTGCACATGAATCAACCTCGCAGTCCATACGTGACTCTACAGATAATGTTTGGGATGAGTTCGATTCTATACCTTCTCTGTTAGATGACACAGACAGATTAACTACAGTCACTAACAGAaaacagaaacagaaaGAAGATGTTATACAGATACACAGAATGTGA